From one Pagrus major chromosome 21, Pma_NU_1.0 genomic stretch:
- the LOC141017441 gene encoding tripartite motif-containing protein 16-like gives MAQQNNQLDRAKFCCSVCLDLLKDPVTIPCGHSYCMNCIQSYWDKENEKKTHSCPQCRQSFTPRPVLVKNTMLADLVEELKKTGLQAAPADLCYAGPEDVACDVCTGRKLRAVKSCLSCPASYCEKHLQPHYEAAPLKKHKLVEPSEKLQENICSRHDEVMKIFCRTDQQTICILCSMDEHKGHDTVSAAAERTERQRELEGSRQNIQQRIQHREEDVKVLQQEVEAINGSADKAVEHSEKIFTELIRLMEQRRSEVKQQVRSQQETEVSRVKELQEKLEQEITELKRKDAELKKLSHTEDHNQFLHNYPSLSALSESTHSSSINIRPLRYFEDVTAAVSEARDKLQDVLRDTWTNISLTVTEVDVLLSQPENMTRAGLLRYSREITLDPNTAHTWLLLSEGNRKVTNISQPQSYSSHPDRFTDWCQVLSRESLTGRCYWEVEWRGRGVYVAVAYKNISRAGSVSGFGRNDKSWSLCCVNDSYNFYHNNVETRVSGPRSSRVGVYLDHSAGILSFYSVSETITLLHRVQTTFTEPLYAGVWVYPGSTAEFSKVK, from the coding sequence ATGgctcaacaaaacaatcaactgGACCGAGCAAAGTTCTGCTGTTCCgtctgtttggatctactgaaggatccggtgactattccttgtggacacagctactgcatgaacTGTATTCAAAGCTACTGGGACAAAGAGAATGAGAAGAAaacccacagctgccctcagtgtaggcagagcttcacaccgaggcctgtcctGGTGAAAAACACTATGTTAGCagatttagtggaggagctgaagaagactggactccaagctgctcctgctgatctctgctatgctggacctgaagatgtggcctgtgatgtctgcactgggaggaaactgagagcagttAAGTCCTGTTTGTCCTGTCCggcctcttactgtgagaaacacctgcagcctcACTATGAAGCagctcctttaaagaaacacaagctggtggagccgtcagagaagctccaggagaacatctgctctcgtcacgatgaggtgatgaagatcttctgccgtactgatcagcagaCCATCTGTATTTTGTGCTCCATggacgaacataaaggccacgacacagtgtcagctgcagcagagaggactgagaggcagagagagctggaggggagtcgacaaaacatccagcagagaatccagcacagagaggaagatgtgaaggtgcttcaacaggaggtggaggccatcaatggctctgctgataaagcagtggagcacagtgagaagatcttcaccgagctgatccgtctcatggagcAAAGACGCTCtgaggtgaagcagcaggtcagatcccagcaggaaactgaagtgagtcgagtcaaagagcttcaggagaagctggagcaggagatcactgagctgaagaggaaagacgctgagctgaagaagctctcacacacagaggatcacaaccagtttctacacaactacccctcactgtcagcactcagtgagtctacacactcatccagcatcaatatccgtcctctgagatactttgaggatgtgacagcagctgtgtcagaggccagagacaaactacaggacgtcctgagagacacatggacaaacatctcactgacagtgactgaagtggatgttttactgtcacaaCCAGAGAACATGACCAGAGCTGGACTCTTAAGATATTCAcgtgaaatcacactggatccaaacacagcacacacatggctgttattatctgaggggaacagGAAAGTAACAAACATCAGTCAACCACAGTCTTATTctagtcacccagacagattcactgactggtgtcaggtcctgagtagagagagtctgactggacgttgttactgggaggtggagtggagagggagaggagtttatgtagcagtcgcatacaagaacatcagcagagcagggagTGTGAGTGGATTTGGAcgaaatgacaaatcttggtCATTATGTTGTGTCAATGACAGTTATAACTTTTATCACAACAATGTCGAAACTCGCGTCTCAGGTCCtcggtcctccagagttggagtgtacctggatcacagtgcaggtattctgtccttctacagcgtctctgaaaccatcactctcctccacagagtccagacaacattcactgaacctctctATGCTGGAGTTTGGGTTTATCCTGGATCCACTGCTGAGTTCAGTAAAgtcaaatag